One Dictyostelium discoideum AX4 chromosome 3 chromosome, whole genome shotgun sequence genomic region harbors:
- the elmoE gene encoding engulfment and cell motility ELM family protein translates to MKLQIYNPNGEEFQYDFKSDIPFSFHIKNLYENLVVHNNGLKKILQSFPYCEANRSYDEIYSHYSLQEATSGNWMSNSTDSTFIKGSPDNTLFFKLKPLTHYLTPIEKLIGTTTSSSSSSSSPSSSSSSSSSSSSSSPSSPSLIGLILSLQTHLALLMYENIYGNKNNSKDTNNSGTINNNNNNNNNSGGSNIKLSSTPSSSFLTFPTSTSNLLLSSDVIKKILNIVFLAPSPQSLQLLVFLVSNSPSNDDLLSQISNTHSNSQLHGFSIGGGGGGSGNNSSITSIGGGDSKKIENKDNSGSAVVGSQSNSPQSSSFVKSQQIQQQQQYQKPNNSSPPPTTTTTTTTTTTTSGSQVKLSVGGNSGSFNNTTESSPSLFTLVDTAIKSVSTEHSSNFYLHILNNPAYNEVIETHFEMVCLILSLINNMYRLSPNPINYFNRLHNDSILKYIMEFAKKNQKIYQNTQYIVLRNYLMKELHMQRLHPINVDKVLSHQILLSDLWGSALSSYPFGGINSEHWLLLGFRSSNPMEDFKNTGVLALRNLSYFSKQHLQPFQSLLLTQTKREKDDNDNNNNKVIDKPIITNKFNIETLDDDNDNNNNQELNNNNNNNNNNNYNIKTKPRSNSRSYPLATVAISLTYTLSNIFRIGRINDSPIDSSIWDIAFSGSNWFDEIFVTTFNLFESLWHSEAHSYSDFPQVISHTREIIEKVCSKSPINLQDFKDKLTTLLEKKDEISSLDVNTVETLARYHQLQPSHINKRHIHKFFGERVNVDKLPNSNNPTDNIITTNTNTTTTTTTSTNNDCESTILQDHIESDKNNDDNNNNNEIIDDCESNSSFLVSSNTKEFSGKNLIKFFGEKTDQKEQYSTQPSNVKSYKLKNFFGDQPVVINKNGGGGGGGGGGGVDNELNQGGETVNKNKNDLIDDSDDENDNDEVNNNNNSNRINQDINHKLYGNSPISERNHRLHVFFGEWFDTEQVEYNEKIRSSSSTPDTSSPPLNSQPESARLHKLNKFFGERVNIPISKPKVIGEGGGGGIFPIDDIDVTDGSTNNHHIGGGGGGGSSDNLLSRSPEETRSDFKAQKVLGERLDIKKEKESINFASQPSNVREYKLHKLFGEMVPAHKQKSPKLQGGSGPWKKGNVSKSDSQAVVAPLNTIKFNNGNTNMNPLLQSCPTPINSPTSLSSDHLLDDVLDLNQTNNNIDNENDDINEAIIPPSLSPTLLGVNNHGEEEEEEEEEEEGYNHTQDNHAQDNHAQDNLLLLDDDDDTKSEPIPSTNTLLDSDIIPNNTTTTTTTTTTTTTTTTNTTGQKRISILSTDTNRPGSSNYGESSLSNGSRFDGIPESTTHNANGDDDHQINLHSSSPQPLPKFVNTDDEDNNNNNNNKKQDDDEDDEDDDDKEEIRKKRENKTNHRLHVFFGERFDVENIHFFTRVSSSPGSYDAHLNNPHLSVSPQPETVRSYKLKKFFGKNPEDNVTLSSSYDSSTSPLLSQLNHHHHHNHHQSASNLINNINNNNNNNNNNNSNNNSNNQNNLNSSNNSNNSSISNNSGKNNTNNNNNNNTNNNNDNSPSTSPSSSFKKHQYQYVSAEDPEGDVSKTNEIRKLRRDFKTQRILGERLNIKKESTVVAFQDQPSTIKVDKLISLFGEKVGFSLKRKESQRDLQHQASSSNLKFSLASSSK, encoded by the exons atgaaacttCAAATTTATAATCCAAATGGTGAAGAATTTCaatatgattttaaatcGGATATACCATTTTCATTTCACATAAAGAATTTATATGAAAATTTAGTGGTACATAATaatggattaaaaaaaatattacaatCATTCCCCTACTGTGAAGCAAATAGAAGTTACGATGAAATTTATAGTCATTATTCATTACAAGAGGCAACATCTGGTAATTGGATGTCAAATTCAACTGATTCTACATTTATCAAAGGTTCACCAGATaatacattattttttaaacttaaACCATTAACTCATTATTTAAcaccaattgaaaaattaattggcACTactacatcatcatcatcatcatcatcatcaccatcatcatcatcatcatcatcatcatcatcatcgtcatcatcaccatcatctcCTTCTCTAATtggtttaatattatcattacaaaCTCATTTAGCATTATTAATgtatgaaaatatttatggaaataaaaataatagtaaagatactaataatagtggtaccatcaataataataataataataataataacagtggtggtagtaatattaaattatcatcaacaccgtcatcatcatttttaacatttccaacatcaacatcaaatttattattaagttCTGATGTgattaaaaagattttaaatattgtatttttaGCACCATCACCACAATCACTTCAATTATTAGTGTTTTTAGTATCAAATTCACCAAGTAATGATGATTTACTATcacaaatttcaaatacaCATTCAAATTCACAATTACATGGTTTTTCAATTGGTGGTGgcggtggtggtagtggtaataacTCAAGTATCACAtcaattggtggtggtgatagtaaaaaaattgaaaataaagataatagtGGTAGTGCTGTTGTTGGTTCACAATCAAATTCACCGCAATCAAGCTCTTTTGTAAAATcccaacaaatacaacaacaacaacaatatcaaaaaccaaataattcatcacccccaccaactacaacaactacaacaactacaacaactacaacaagtGGATCACAAGTTAAATTATCAGTTGGTGGTAATAGTggatcatttaataatacaacagAATCATCTCCATCATTATTTACATTGGTGGATACAGCAATCAAATCAGTATCAACTGAACATTCATCAAATTTCTATTTAcacattttaaataatccagCCTATAATGAAGTGATTGAAACTCATTTTGAAATGGTTTGTTTAATTCTATCATTGATTAACAATATGTATAGATTATCACCAAATCCAATCAACTATTTCAATAGACTTCATAATGATTCAATCTTAAAGTATATAATGGAATTTGctaaaaagaatcaaaaaatttatcaaaatacTCAATATATTGTTTTAAGA aattatttaatgaaagaATTACATATGCAAAGATTACATCCAATTAATGTTGATAAAGTATTATCACATCAAATACTATTATCAGATTTATGGGGATCTGCATTATCATCATATCCTTTTGGTGGTATAAATTCTGAACATTGGTTATTACTTGGATTTAGAAGTTCAAATCCAATggaagattttaaaaatactgGTGTTTTAGCATTAAGAAATTTATCATACTTTTCAAAACAACATCTTCAACCATTTcaaagtttattattaactcaaactaaaagagaaaaagatgataatgataataacaataataaagttaTTGATAAACCTATAATaactaataaatttaatattgaaactttagatgatgataatgataataataataatcaagaattaaataataataataataataataataataataattataatataaaaactaAACCAAGATCAAATAGTAGATCATATCCATTAGCAACAGTTGCAATATCATTAACATATACACTTTCAAATATATTTAGAATTGGTAGAATTAATGATTCACCAATTGATAGTTCAATTTGGGATATTGCATTCAGTGGTAGTAATTGGTTTGATGAAATATTTGTAACAACattcaatttatttgaatcacTTTGGCATAGTGAAGCTCATTCCTATTCAGATTTCCCACAAGTAATCTCTCATACTAGAGAGATTATTGAAAAGGTTTGTTCAAAATCACCAATTAACCTACAagattttaaagataaacTTACAACGTTATTAGAGAAAAAAGATGAAATCTCTTCATTGGATGTAAATACTGTAGAAACTTTAGCAAGATATCATCAATTACAACCTTCtcatattaataaaagaCATATTCATAAATTTTTTGGTGAAAGAGTTAATGTtgataaattaccaaattcaaataatccaacagataatattattactaccaataccaataccaccactactaccacaaCTTCAACCAATAATGATTGTGAATCAACAATATTACAAGATCATATAGAAtctgataaaaataatgatgataataataataataatgaaataattgatgATTGTGAATCAAATAGTAGTTTCTTAGTAAGTTCAAATACTAAAGAATTTTCaggtaaaaatttaattaaattttttggtgAAAAAACAGATCAAAAGGAACAATATTCAACTCAACCATCAAATGTTAAATcttataaattgaaaaacttTTTTGGTGATCAACCAGTTGTTATCAATaaaaatggtggtggtggtggtggtggtggtggtggtggagttGATAACGAATTAAACCAAGGTGGTGAAactgtaaataaaaataaaaacgatTTAATAGATGATAGTGACGATGAAAACGATAATGATgaagtaaataataataacaatagtaatagaaTAAATCAAGATATTAATCATAAACTTTATGGTAATAGTCCAATTAGTGAAAGAAATCATAGATTACATGTTTTCTTTGGTGAATGGTTTGATACTGAACAAGTTGAGTATAATGAAAAGATTAGATCATCAAGTAGTACACCTGATacttcatcaccaccattaaaTTCTCAACCAGAGAGTGCACGTCttcataaattaaataaattctttGGTGAACGTGTAAATATTCCAATTTCAAAACCAAAGGTAATCGGTgaaggtggtggtggtggtattttCCCAATTGACGATATCGATGTAACTGATGGTTCAACAAACAACCATCATATTGGGGGCGGCGGTGGCGGTGGTAGTAGTGATAATTTGCTATCAAGATCACCAGAAGAGACAAGAAGTGATTTTAAAGCTCAAAAAGTTTTAGGTGAAAGattagatattaaaaaagagaaagaatcaattaatttcgCATCACAACCATCAAATGTTAGAGAATATAAACTTCATAAACTTTTTGGTGAAATGGTACCAGCCCATAAACAAAAGTCACCAAAACTACAAGGTGGTAGTGGTCCATGGAAAAAAGGTAATGTTTCAAAATCAGATTCTCAAGCTGTTGTGGCCCCattaaatacaattaaatttaataatggtaatacaaATATGAATCCATTATTACAATCTTGTCCAACTCCAATTAATTCTCCAACCTCACTTTCAAGTGATCATCTATTAGATGAtgttttagatttaaatcaaactaataataatattgataatgaaaatgatgatattaatgAAGCAATTATTCCACCATCTTTATCTCCAACTTTACTTGGTGTAAATAATCATggagaagaagaagaagaagaagaggaagaagaagaaggaTATAATCATACTCAAGATAATCATGCTCAAGATAATCATGCTcaagataatttattattattagatgacgatgatgatacAAAGAGTGAACCAATTCCATCAACTAATACTTTATTAGATTCTGATATTATTCCAAAtaatactaccaccactaccactactaccactactaccaccaccaccactacaaaTACTACCGGTCAAAAGagaatatcaattttaagtACTGATACAAATAGACCAGGTAGTTCAAATTATGGTGAATCATCATTAAGTAATGGTAGCAGATTTGATGGTATACCAGAATCAACTACTCATAATgcaaatggtgatgatgatcatcaaattaatttacatTCTTCATCACCACAACCATTACCAAAGTTTGTAAATACTGATGacgaagataataataataataataataataaaaaacaggatgatgatgaagatgacgaagatgacgatgataaagaagaaattagaaaaaagagagaaaataaaacaaatcatAGATTACATGTATTCTTTGGTGAAAGATTTGATGTTGAAAATATTCATTTCTTTACTAGAGTTTCATCATCACCTGGCTCTTATGATgcacatttaaataatccacATTTATCAGTATCACCACAACCAGAAACTGTTAGATCctataaattaaagaaattcttTGGTAAAAATCCCGAAGATAATGTTACACTCTCCTCCTCTTATGATAGTTCAacttcaccattattatcacaattaaatcatcatcatcatcataatcatcatcaatctgcttcaaatttaattaataacattaataacaataataataataataataataataatagcaataataatagcaataatcaaaataatttaaattctagtaataatagtaataatagtagtattagtaataatagtggaaagaataataccaataataataataataataataccaataataataatgataatagtcCAAGTACATCACCAAGTTCATCATTTAAGAAACATCAATACCAATATGTTAGTGCTGAGGATCCCGAAGGTGATGtttcaaaaacaaatgaaattagaaaattacGTAGAGATTTTAAAACTCAAAGAATTTTAGGTGAAAGATTAAACATTAAAAAGGAATCAACCGTTGTCGCTTTCCAAGATCAACCTTCAACCATTAAAGTTGATAAATTGATTAGTCTTTTCGGTGAAAAAGTTGGTTTTagtttaaaaagaaaagaatctCAACGTGATCTTCAACACCAAGCTTCTTCttcaaatttgaaattttctttagcttcatcttcaaaatag
- the med17 gene encoding hypothetical protein, producing the protein MDFKISISIPPDNPPVAQVDHAGVEYPSIQISKSDKFIQILNQAKHQKEIEQIKLNDNKNNENNNLQDKEKEKEKEKERQLQIQQQQQQVNPMISFHEHKNMARIELEQLIYLIDMLRNSDQIQLNGNTKTPQKPIEQIWEITHRISHKQQSLNNVASKLKLGATKMKDTISTMSGWWNDVSQLRTKWRLKGKEQTGLSSAIANSMSGGGGGGGGSGGVGGVGVGGVGVGGIGGVVGGGGLGNVGGLGGGIVGGVGGVAVGGVAVGGMVGANGGGMVGSGGIQPGLNKSNAKRLSIDYGYYSSGSFIEQTDADLSRGPNGEINIDFPHLPYQGSINKRLYINVKSSDSKTFFNHSSNLKKLPSIPYQQLLNSATNSNNNSNRVNTPKTPTSSFPSTSSSAFNKLRQQQLQQLQQQQQLQLENSDDPEEIHRKFIINCTNQLNKAQKYQFNYEIFEQLSKEVSTINTSNSQNLIGGGIGGVNIGGGNVGVGGNVGGNVGGGGGGNTNYQTSPNIPSNQQVGTFQVGGSGVGSNLITMNPSLNANTSSENIMLTEKEIRIECGNFNLFIGMDTKVKEDNNNNNNNTNSNTNTNCKIKNNTSKNIIYSDEEKNRLLFVLKTILKKISVMQLKRSQKQLTFNLSRRTPKIIFGKKSIIGYNDDIIFKITSIVKHMDTYLRVYKVLEIFERNLPIRLKSTPAAESASSLFILTLIDSSQNLKNPMVPIEISINQNKIEVIQGQNRSFSNKDEIILGSFIINLLKSYFLNNNIHPSHLDIVGFDENDEQDQNNINNNINNQPKRYKFSNDQSSIILANNNNININNNNINNNSNFDDNFIKSNRNYQIEKFFKGLVDEISNK; encoded by the exons atggattttaaaatatctataTCAATCCCACCTGATAATCCACCAGTTGCACAAGTTGATCATGCAGGTGTTGAATATCCATCAAT tcaaatttcaaaatcagataaatttattcaaattttgaaTCAAGCAAAAcatcaaaaagaaattgaacaaattaaattaaatgataataaaaacaatgaaaataataatttacaagataaagagaaagaaaaagaaaaagaaaaagaaagacaattacaaattcaacaacagcaacaacaagtCAATCCAATGATATCATTTCATGAACATAAAAATATGGCACGTATTGAATTGgaacaattgatttatttaattgatatgtTGAGAAATAGTgaccaaattcaattgaatggTAATACTAAAACACCTCAAAAACCAATTGAACAAATTTGGGAAATCACTCATAGAATATCACATAAACAGCAATCATTGAATAATGTTGCTTCGAAATTAAAGTTGGGTGCAACTAAAATGAAGGATACAATTTCTACAATGTCAGGTTGGTGGAATGATGTTTCACAACTTCGTACTAAATGGAGACTAAAAGGGAAAGAACAAACTGGTTTAAGCAGTGCAATTGCCAATAGTATGAGTGGCGGTGGTGGAGGAGGGGGTGGTAGTGGCGGAGTGGGTGGTGTTGGGGTGGGCGGTGTTGGAGTGGGTGGTATTGGTGGGGTGGTCGGTGGTGGAGGTCTAGGTAATGTCGGAGGACTTGGCGGTGGCATCGTGGGCGGCGTTGGTGGCGTTGCCGTTGGCGGTGTTGCCGTCGGTGGTATGGTTGGGGCCAATGGGGGAGGTATGGTTGGCAGTGGTGGAATTCAACCTGGCCTAAACAAATCCAATGCAAAAcgtttatcaattgattacGGTTACTATTCATCGGGTTCATTCATTGAACAAACTGATGCTGATCTATCAAGAGGACCAAATGGTGAGATCAATATTGATTTCCCTCATTTACCCTACCAAGGCTCAATCAATAAAAGACTCTATATCAATGTTAAATCATCAGAttctaaaactttttttaatcattcatcaaatttaaaaaaattaccatCAATTCCatatcaacaattattaaatagtgCAACAAATAGTAACAACAACTCTAATAGAGTCAACACCCCAAAAACACCAACTTCATCATTTCCATCAACCTCATCATCGGCTTTCAATAAACTtagacaacaacaattacaacaactacaacaacaacaacaattacaacttGAAAATTCAGATGATCCAGAAGAAATTCATAGAAAATTCATAATAAATTGTacgaatcaattaaataaagctcaaaaatatcaattcaattatgaaatttttgaacaattatcaaaagaAGTCTCAACTATAAACACCTCAAATagtcaaaatttaattggtggtggtattggtggtgttaatattggtggtggtaatgttggtgttggtggtaatGTTGGTGGAAacgttggtggtggtggtggtggtaatacaAACTATCAAACATCACCAAATATTCCATCGAATCAACAAGTTGGTACATTTCAagttggtggtagtggtgtcGGTAGTAATTTAATAACAATGAATCCATCATTAAATGCAAATACAAGTAGTGAAAATATAATGTTTaactgaaaaagaaattagaatTGAATGtggtaatttcaatttattcattGGTATGGATACAAAAGTTaaagaagataataataataataataataatacaaattcaaatacaaatacaaattgtaaaattaaaaataatactagtaaaaatataatttattcagATGAAGAAAAGAatagattattatttgttttaaaaacaattttaaaaaagatatcaGTTATGCAATTGAAAAGATCACAAAAACAATTGACATTCAATCTTTCAAGAAGAACTCCAAAGATTATATTTGGTAAGAAATCAATCATTGGTTATAATGatgatatcatttttaaGATCACTTCAATCGTTAAACATATGGATACTTATTTAAGAGTTTATAAAGTTTTGGAAATTTTTGAAAGAAATTTACCAATTCGTTTAAAATCAACACCTGCTGCTGAAAGTGCTTcgtcattatttattttaactttaattgattcttctCAGAATTTAAA GAATCCAATGgtaccaattgaaatttcaattaaccAAAATAAGATTGAAGTTATTCAAGGTCAAAATAggtcattttcaaataaggatgaaattatattgggtagttttattattaatttattaaaatcttactttttaaataataatattcatcCATCTCATTTGGATATTGTTGGATtcgatgaaaatgatgaacaagaccaaaataatattaataataatatcaataaccaaccaaaaagatataaattttcaaatgatcaatcatcaattattttggcgaataataataatattaatataaataataataatataaataataatagtaattttgatgataattttattaaatcaaatagaaattaccaaatagaaaaatttttcaaaggTTTAGTGGacgaaatttcaaataaataa